The genomic window GGGGGAAGCATGCCGAGGCGCTCGGCCTTGGCGTGGATTGCGTCGAAATCGAGGCCGCGCCCGTCGTCGCGTACGATGATCTCGACGGAGCCTTGTCGCTGGAGTGCTTCAAGCGTGATGCGCCCAGTGCTCGGTTTGCCTGCTTGCTCGCGCTCTTCGGGGGATTCGATTCCGTGGGAGACTGCGTTTCGTACGACGTGCAGCAGCGGCCCGTAGAGCGACTCGATCAGGCCGCGATCGAGTTGCACGTCTCCACCGATCGCGACGATTTCGACTTCGCGGCCGGCGTTCCGGGCTGCATCACGGATCGCGCGCTGAAGTTTGCGGAACAGGGTGTCGAGCGACTGCAGCCGCATGGCGCTGACGGTCCGCTGAAGACTGGAACTGACCTTGGAGATCTGGCGGCCTTCTTCGCCGAGCCCGTCGAGGACCCCCGAGAGCTGTTCGAGCATCTCTCCCGTGTCCGCGGCCAGTTCGACGAGTGTTCGCGTGAGAACGTTGAAGTCGTCGTACTTGTCGAATTCGAGATCGGTGAACTCATCGGGCGTGTTCGAGGTGTGGGTCTCCGCGTCGTCGCCGGACGAGGGCACGGTGTTGAACTCGAAGCTGCGGAAGCCTTCGACGGTCTCGTTCAGCTGAAGCCGGTCGAGGTTCAGCTTGTCTCGCATGTCGTTGATCGACAGCAGGGCGTCGTCCATGCGGGTCCGGCTGACGACGAGCTCGCTCACGCGATTCATCAACAGGTCGAGCCGGCTCGCGTGCACACGGACGATCGCCGAGTCGCCCTCGGCGGCCGGTGCCGGTGTGGTGGTCGGTGGAGCGGCGCCGGCGCTTGGCGGGGCGATCCGTGCGGCCGCGGGTTTGGCGATCGGTACGGGCCGCTCCTGCGCAATGGATTCCGTCAGAATCTCGGAGATCCGAGCGTCCACGTCCGGCAGGATCCGGTGGTCGTGGCGGTTGCCTTGCGCGTCGTCGATCAGACCCGTGACCGAATCGAGCATCTCGAGAAGGAGCTGCGTGAAGCGGTCGGCATCGCCGGGGATGCCGGCGTCGACGGCGTTCTCGAGCAGGGTTTCACCCGAGTGGAGTTGCTCCGCGATCCGGTCCAGGCCGACTGCCGCCGCCGCGCCCTTCAGTGTGTGGAACTGGCGGAACAGAATCCGAAGCGGGCCGCGGTCTGCCGGGTTCTGCTCGAGCGCGATGAGCGCGCCTTCGGAGGCCTCGAGGGCCGTGTCGGCGTCCAGCGTGAACGCCTCCATGATCTCGGGCTCGACACCGAGCGACGCTTCCTCTGGTGGTGCGGCCGACGCTCCGGCCGGCAGTTCGCCCGCGGTCTCGATCGGCTCGGTGGGCTCGGTGGGCGCTCCGGGACCGGCGGCAGGCTCGGCTGCCTCGGCGTCGGGTCCTGCCGCGGGGAGATGCTCCAGGTCGACCGTGGGCTCTCTCGGCGGCGGGGTCTCCAGTGGTCCGCCTGCGTCGTCCGTGTCGACGACGCTCGCGGCGGCCATCCCGAACAGCAGGTCCAACGCGGCGGTAGGTGGTTCGAGGCCGGCGGTCAGGAACAGATCCTTCAGCGGCTCGGCGATTTCGCTGGAGAACTCCGGTCGCAGCGGGAGCAGGCTCGCATCCTCGGTCGGGCGCTCGAATGCATCCTGCAGCGTGAGGCCGAGATCACGAAATTGGTTCTGCCCGACGGTCGCGGCGCTTCCTTTCACTGTGTGGAAGATCCGTCCGAGATCGGCGCACAGATTCATCTGCTCCGCGGGGTCGACGAGGCCCGTCAGAAGATCGGGCACGTCGGCGAGGAGATCCTTCAGCTCTTCCTGGAAGATTCCGGCGAGGCTCTCAGCCAGAGCGGAATCAAACGCGGGTTCCTCCGCGGCCGGGTCCGGCTCGCGGGTCGGTACGGCGGCCGGTGTTTCCACGGCAGCGTCCGCAAGCAGTGGCACGTCTTCCTCGATTTGGGGTGCCGCTGTGGATGCGGCTTCGAGATCTTGGCGAAGCCCCTCCTGGTACGCCGGAGAGAAGGTCTCGTGCATCTCGCGGATCAGCACCTCGTCGGCACCCGCGTAGCCCGAACGAGCGTGCTCGACCATCCGCCGCGCCGGGTTCAGCGCAGCGAGTGTTTCCCGAACGAGACTGCGCGCGGTGTCGCGACTGTGCTCGGCCTGCCGCGCCGCGAGTTCTGCCGCTCGCTCGAGAACGGCACCGACGTGACTCAGCGTCGGCAGCTGCGCTAGCGCGGCGGAGCCTCGCAGGGTGTGACCGCCTGCGGCGACTTCGTCCAGACCGGTCGCGTCGCCGAGATCCTCGGAGAGCGAGCCGAGTCGTGAGGCCATCGCTCGAAGCAGGTCCTCTGCCTCCTCGAAAAAGACACCGCGGATCGCGGTGAGGGTGTCATCGGCGGCGGGCGGTGGCTCCGATTCCGGTGAACTGAGACTCGCCACAGGGACCGCTCTCTGTCTCCAGTCGTCCATGAAGTCCTGGCTCAGGCCTCGGCCGGCCGCTCGACGCGGGCGCGTAGCTCGTCGGAGAGCTTGGAGAGTTCGGCGCTGCTGCGGCGTGTCTGGTCACTCGATCGTTGTACGCCGGTGGCGGCCGAGGCGATCTGCGAGACGGCCTCGCCGAGTCTTTCGGCACCGGAGGCCTGTGCGTCGGCGGTGGTCGCGATCTCTTCCATCGTGACGCTCGCCTCGTTGGTGACGGCCCCGACCTTCTCGAGTGCGTGCTGCGCCTGTGTGGCGGCAGCTGCCTGCACTTCGATTCGTTCGCCCTGGCGCTCCATCCCGCCCACCGCGTCCCCGATGTCGGATTGGATGCCGACGATCAGCCGCTCGATCTCCTTGGCGGCCGCCGCGGCGCGCTCCGCGAGCTTGCGGACCTCGTCGGCAACGAGAGTGAAACCCTGCCCCTGTTCACCGGCACGGGAGGCCTCGATCACTGCGTTGAGTGCGAGCATGTCGGTTTGCGCCGACATCTTCGAGATCGTTCCGATGATGGCGGAGATCTGCATCGATCGCTCGCCGAGTCTCTTGATCTTCACGGTAGCGGCGCGGGTTTCGCGCTGCAGACCGTCCATGCCGGTGAGGAGATCGGTGAGCGCAGCCTGCCCGGAGCGCGTTGCTTGCTCCGTGCGGCGCGCGACCTCGAGCGCCTCGGAGCACTTCTCGGCGATCCGGCTGCCTTCGGTCCGTAGCGCCTGCGCGGAGCCCTCGGTCTCGCCGCAAACCCGCGTCTGCTGCGCGGCGTTCGTCGACGTCTCGTCGGCAGACGCGCG from Candidatus Binatia bacterium includes these protein-coding regions:
- a CDS encoding response regulator — protein: MASLSSPESEPPPAADDTLTAIRGVFFEEAEDLLRAMASRLGSLSEDLGDATGLDEVAAGGHTLRGSAALAQLPTLSHVGAVLERAAELAARQAEHSRDTARSLVRETLAALNPARRMVEHARSGYAGADEVLIREMHETFSPAYQEGLRQDLEAASTAAPQIEEDVPLLADAAVETPAAVPTREPDPAAEEPAFDSALAESLAGIFQEELKDLLADVPDLLTGLVDPAEQMNLCADLGRIFHTVKGSAATVGQNQFRDLGLTLQDAFERPTEDASLLPLRPEFSSEIAEPLKDLFLTAGLEPPTAALDLLFGMAAASVVDTDDAGGPLETPPPREPTVDLEHLPAAGPDAEAAEPAAGPGAPTEPTEPIETAGELPAGASAAPPEEASLGVEPEIMEAFTLDADTALEASEGALIALEQNPADRGPLRILFRQFHTLKGAAAAVGLDRIAEQLHSGETLLENAVDAGIPGDADRFTQLLLEMLDSVTGLIDDAQGNRHDHRILPDVDARISEILTESIAQERPVPIAKPAAARIAPPSAGAAPPTTTPAPAAEGDSAIVRVHASRLDLLMNRVSELVVSRTRMDDALLSINDMRDKLNLDRLQLNETVEGFRSFEFNTVPSSGDDAETHTSNTPDEFTDLEFDKYDDFNVLTRTLVELAADTGEMLEQLSGVLDGLGEEGRQISKVSSSLQRTVSAMRLQSLDTLFRKLQRAIRDAARNAGREVEIVAIGGDVQLDRGLIESLYGPLLHVVRNAVSHGIESPEEREQAGKPSTGRITLEALQRQGSVEIIVRDDGRGLDFDAIHAKAERLGMLPPEASATRDQLSRLIFRPGFSTQEQVTDLAGRGIGMDVVASDVEQLRGTVSVNSRDGAGTTFGITLPLAAMIEQVLVLRAGEQIFALSQAPIETVLCIEPEHIEYGPNGARVRIGGSMLPALSLAAVTGQPTGHPSTALVVQDGDERIALLVDRIEAQREAVIRPLSRLFSGHPFITSATFAGDGQVVFVLDSSRLPALAQRISTPKPEAPPESRSLVAGTTPTSATVLWADDSISVRKLAGLFLNAEGWSAETAVDGMDALEKLRRGRFQVVVTDLEMPRLHGYELLQEIRADPELSNLPVVVCSSRSSEKHRRRAREAGANGYLTKPFTQEALATVVRECLAEPPAPMAAPPLPPAPERPKPPSIDAPPSSGE